From a single Oncorhynchus nerka isolate Pitt River linkage group LG11, Oner_Uvic_2.0, whole genome shotgun sequence genomic region:
- the LOC115136643 gene encoding PHD finger protein 12-like isoform X2, with amino-acid sequence MWDKMETPTIVYDLDTSGGLMEQIQTLLAPPKSEDGEKRSRRSERDVRRKSRATNHDTCDSCHEGGDLLCCDHCPAAFHLQCCNPPLSEEMLPPGDWMCHRCNVRRKKREQKAERTNGLLERERLFSKRSSPAAELERGTTTITTTMLRLDRLPPGVGAAGPGLRVAAVHLERLDRLERRASSRPGTPTSNTSSTDTDTPSEEQNEVGKEMAKAEEVEVRGSESEQATTTPTSTPLLLKRPFQLLIAAAMEQNPSQFQLPNELACTTALPGSSKQRRKEELIMKTFRRPQHEMDPNGLVPLPVRVCFSCTRSCRMAPLVQCDYCPLLFHMDCLDPPLTAMPTGRWMCPNHMEHLVLNQRSLSLTSRCQLLDQFQDRISQHAVKVGFLRRVHRQNPPVRSGVHHKTKVLKVPDAIKSQYKNPPAMLAPAGVRNGELICNGVPSQDCSPQHFTSQAEQQEWLRDVISLQCSIMRHLSGKQKSSSDWHSEQTNREQKDIKLRVALEENSSLPLAERTASALPAPCSKPCSTSDGPQGAQVLKGLSQGQESCSCPVRPCQNCLKCRKPNGPLTEQPVQANGPVVCNAASDACKQTELQLHRLTSPAPLPTSALGMPNHLRGGVEVKTEKGSHLESCTQKGCPPSLMCAATGQDIKSQAHGTPSGMAGTQANPLSCCSELKLCPSPTPGVHVFTPPRAVKDSSTARQPTTTPPGFSPGTDLKGSSMFPSSLFPLIADLSGGMKAVMEADGEIELSKLDEELVKLLAWQRIQQLFPHKAPPVPQGSGLAASSPPTVSLKPQSPAPCTEGKPPVPQGSGLNCFPPSHSRAVHRGRTEGAGESNVLSTHGEGRSHQHVL; translated from the exons TAACCCACCATTGAGTGAAGAAATGCTGCCCCCTGGTGACTGGATGTGTCATCGCTGCAATGTTCGTAGAAAG AAGCGGGAGCAGAAGGCTGAGAGGACAAATGGcctgctggagagggagaggctctTCTCCAAGCGCTCCTCCCCTGCAGCTGAACTGGAGCGGGGcaccaccactattaccaccaccatgctgcgtCTGGACAGGCTGCCCCCCGGGGTCGGAGCAGCTGGACCCGGCCTGCGGGTGGCTGCCGTGCATCTCGAGCGTCTGGATCGCCTTGAGCGGCGGGCCAGCAGCCGCCCTGGCACGCCCACTTCCAACACCTCTTCCACGGACACGGACACCCCCTCGGAGGAGCAGAACGAGGTAGGCAAGGAGATGGCCAAGGCAGAGGAGGTGGAGGTCCGGGGCTCAGAATCTGAGCAagccaccaccacccctacttcCACACCACTGCTCCTCAAGAGGCCCTTCCAGCTGCTCATCGCCGCCGCCATGGAGCAGAACCCCTCGCAGTTCCAGCTGCCCAACGAACTCGCCTGCACCACCGCACTGCCAGGCAGCAGTAaacagaggaggaaagaggagctgATCATGAAGACTTTCAGAAGGCCACAGCATGAGATGGACCCCAACGGCCTCGTTCCTCTGCCAGTCAGGGTGTGCTTCTCCTGCACCAG GAGCTGCAGAATGGCGCCCCTGGTTCAGTGTGACTATTGCCCCCTGCTCTTCCACATGGACTGCCTGGACCCCCCACTTACTGCCATGCCCACAGGCAGGTGGATGTGCCCCAACCATATGGAGCACTTGGTG CTGAACCAGAGGAGCCTGTCCCTTACCAGCCGCTGCCAGCTCTTAGACCAGTTCCAGGATAGGATATCCCAGCATGCTGTCAAGGTGGGCTTCCTGCGACGGGTCCACCGACAGAATCCCCCTGTCCGCAGTGGTGTCCACCACAAGACGAAGGTGCTCAAG GTGCCCGACGCTATTAAGTCCCAGTACAAGAACCCCCCTGCCATGTTGGCTCCTGCAGGGGTGCGTAACGGGGAGCTGATCTGTAATGGTGTCCCATCCCAGGACTGCTCCCCTCAGCATTTTACCAGCCAAGCGGAGCAACAGGAG TGGCTTCGAGATGTCATCTCGCTGCAGTGCAGTATCATGCGACATTTATCTGGCAAGCAGAAGTCCTCGTCAGACTGGCACTCTGAACAGACAAACAGGGAACAGAAAGACATTAAGCTCCGTGTGGCCCTAGAGGAGAACAGCTCTCTGCCCCTTGCAGAAAGGACAGCTTCAGCCCTGCCTGCCCCCTGCTCTAAGCCCTGCAGTACATCTGATGGCCCCCAGGGGGCCCAGGTATTGAAGGGTCTCTCGCAAGGCCAGGAGAGCTGCAGCTGCCCGGTGAGGCCATGTCAGAACTGTCTGAAGTGCAGGAAACCCAACGGGCCCCTGACTGAGCAGCCTGTGCAAGCCAACGGACCAGTAGTGTGTAACGCTGCCTCTGACGCCTGCAAACAGACAGAGCTCCAGCTGCACAGACTCACCTCCCCAGCCCCACTCCCAACCTCTGCTCTGGGGATGCCAAAccacctgagaggaggggtggaggttaAAACTGAGAAGGGCAGCCACCTAGAGTCTTGCACCCAGAAAGGTTGTCCACCTTCTTTGATGTGTGCAGCCACAGGGCAGGACATAAAGAGCCAGGCCCACGGGACTCCTTCAGGCATGGCAGGGACTCAGGCTAACCCTCTGAGCTGCTGCAGTGAGCTGAAGCTCTGCCCCAGCCCCACCCCAGGTGTCCATGTCTTCACCCCACCCAGAGCCGTCAAAGACTCCAGCACAGCAAGACAGCCGACCACCACACCTCCCGGTTTCTCCCCAGGGACAGATCTTAAGGGCAGCTCCATGTTCCCCAGCTCTCTCTTCCCCTTAATAGCAGACCTGTCTGGTGGCATGAAGGCTGTGATGGAAGCGGATGGAG AGATCGAACTGAGTAAACTGGATGAGGAGTTGGTGAAACTCCTGGCCTGGCAGAGGATACAGCAGCTGTTCCCCCACAAAGCACCCCCAGTCCCCCAAGGCAGCGGTCTAGCTGCTTCCTCTCCTCCCACCGTCTCCCTCAAACCTCAATCTCCCGCGCCGTGCACAGAGGGTAAGCCCCCAGTCCCCCAAGGCAGCGGTCTTAACTGCTTCCCCCCCTCCCACTCCCGCGCCGTGCACAGAGG AAGAACAGAAGGTGCAGGCGAGAGCAACGTTCTATCCACTCATGGGGAAGGGAGGAGCCATCAACATGTCTTATAG
- the LOC115136643 gene encoding PHD finger protein 12-like isoform X1 gives MWDKMETPTIVYDLDTSGGLMEQIQTLLAPPKSEDGEKRSRRSERDVRRKSRATNHDTCDSCHEGGDLLCCDHCPAAFHLQCCNPPLSEEMLPPGDWMCHRCNVRRKKREQKAERTNGLLERERLFSKRSSPAAELERGTTTITTTMLRLDRLPPGVGAAGPGLRVAAVHLERLDRLERRASSRPGTPTSNTSSTDTDTPSEEQNEVGKEMAKAEEVEVRGSESEQATTTPTSTPLLLKRPFQLLIAAAMEQNPSQFQLPNELACTTALPGSSKQRRKEELIMKTFRRPQHEMDPNGLVPLPVRVCFSCTRSCRMAPLVQCDYCPLLFHMDCLDPPLTAMPTGRWMCPNHMEHLVLNQRSLSLTSRCQLLDQFQDRISQHAVKVGFLRRVHRQNPPVRSGVHHKTKVLKVPDAIKSQYKNPPAMLAPAGVRNGELICNGVPSQDCSPQHFTSQAEQQEWLRDVISLQCSIMRHLSGKQKSSSDWHSEQTNREQKDIKLRVALEENSSLPLAERTASALPAPCSKPCSTSDGPQGAQVLKGLSQGQESCSCPVRPCQNCLKCRKPNGPLTEQPVQANGPVVCNAASDACKQTELQLHRLTSPAPLPTSALGMPNHLRGGVEVKTEKGSHLESCTQKGCPPSLMCAATGQDIKSQAHGTPSGMAGTQANPLSCCSELKLCPSPTPGVHVFTPPRAVKDSSTARQPTTTPPGFSPGTDLKGSSMFPSSLFPLIADLSGGMKAVMEADGEIELSKLDEELVKLLAWQRIQQLFPHKAPPVPQGSGLAASSPPTVSLKPQSPAPCTEEEQKVQARATFYPLMGKGGAINMSYRTLYIGAGADMDVCLTNYGHCNYVSGKHACIFYDGNTKHYELLNYSEHGTTVDNVLYSCDFSEKTLPSPASGLVSKVQGIVRRCKMRQQQQEEGTEAGHRTVMMPLEGMMSCQPQGGPRLSCNCKASSSSLIGGSGAGWEGTALLHHGSYIKLGCMQFVFSIVEFASKQPKEEGSTGTANTTPNQEGADKQTIKLHQLQLCAKAQTLPFSSISSQT, from the exons TAACCCACCATTGAGTGAAGAAATGCTGCCCCCTGGTGACTGGATGTGTCATCGCTGCAATGTTCGTAGAAAG AAGCGGGAGCAGAAGGCTGAGAGGACAAATGGcctgctggagagggagaggctctTCTCCAAGCGCTCCTCCCCTGCAGCTGAACTGGAGCGGGGcaccaccactattaccaccaccatgctgcgtCTGGACAGGCTGCCCCCCGGGGTCGGAGCAGCTGGACCCGGCCTGCGGGTGGCTGCCGTGCATCTCGAGCGTCTGGATCGCCTTGAGCGGCGGGCCAGCAGCCGCCCTGGCACGCCCACTTCCAACACCTCTTCCACGGACACGGACACCCCCTCGGAGGAGCAGAACGAGGTAGGCAAGGAGATGGCCAAGGCAGAGGAGGTGGAGGTCCGGGGCTCAGAATCTGAGCAagccaccaccacccctacttcCACACCACTGCTCCTCAAGAGGCCCTTCCAGCTGCTCATCGCCGCCGCCATGGAGCAGAACCCCTCGCAGTTCCAGCTGCCCAACGAACTCGCCTGCACCACCGCACTGCCAGGCAGCAGTAaacagaggaggaaagaggagctgATCATGAAGACTTTCAGAAGGCCACAGCATGAGATGGACCCCAACGGCCTCGTTCCTCTGCCAGTCAGGGTGTGCTTCTCCTGCACCAG GAGCTGCAGAATGGCGCCCCTGGTTCAGTGTGACTATTGCCCCCTGCTCTTCCACATGGACTGCCTGGACCCCCCACTTACTGCCATGCCCACAGGCAGGTGGATGTGCCCCAACCATATGGAGCACTTGGTG CTGAACCAGAGGAGCCTGTCCCTTACCAGCCGCTGCCAGCTCTTAGACCAGTTCCAGGATAGGATATCCCAGCATGCTGTCAAGGTGGGCTTCCTGCGACGGGTCCACCGACAGAATCCCCCTGTCCGCAGTGGTGTCCACCACAAGACGAAGGTGCTCAAG GTGCCCGACGCTATTAAGTCCCAGTACAAGAACCCCCCTGCCATGTTGGCTCCTGCAGGGGTGCGTAACGGGGAGCTGATCTGTAATGGTGTCCCATCCCAGGACTGCTCCCCTCAGCATTTTACCAGCCAAGCGGAGCAACAGGAG TGGCTTCGAGATGTCATCTCGCTGCAGTGCAGTATCATGCGACATTTATCTGGCAAGCAGAAGTCCTCGTCAGACTGGCACTCTGAACAGACAAACAGGGAACAGAAAGACATTAAGCTCCGTGTGGCCCTAGAGGAGAACAGCTCTCTGCCCCTTGCAGAAAGGACAGCTTCAGCCCTGCCTGCCCCCTGCTCTAAGCCCTGCAGTACATCTGATGGCCCCCAGGGGGCCCAGGTATTGAAGGGTCTCTCGCAAGGCCAGGAGAGCTGCAGCTGCCCGGTGAGGCCATGTCAGAACTGTCTGAAGTGCAGGAAACCCAACGGGCCCCTGACTGAGCAGCCTGTGCAAGCCAACGGACCAGTAGTGTGTAACGCTGCCTCTGACGCCTGCAAACAGACAGAGCTCCAGCTGCACAGACTCACCTCCCCAGCCCCACTCCCAACCTCTGCTCTGGGGATGCCAAAccacctgagaggaggggtggaggttaAAACTGAGAAGGGCAGCCACCTAGAGTCTTGCACCCAGAAAGGTTGTCCACCTTCTTTGATGTGTGCAGCCACAGGGCAGGACATAAAGAGCCAGGCCCACGGGACTCCTTCAGGCATGGCAGGGACTCAGGCTAACCCTCTGAGCTGCTGCAGTGAGCTGAAGCTCTGCCCCAGCCCCACCCCAGGTGTCCATGTCTTCACCCCACCCAGAGCCGTCAAAGACTCCAGCACAGCAAGACAGCCGACCACCACACCTCCCGGTTTCTCCCCAGGGACAGATCTTAAGGGCAGCTCCATGTTCCCCAGCTCTCTCTTCCCCTTAATAGCAGACCTGTCTGGTGGCATGAAGGCTGTGATGGAAGCGGATGGAG AGATCGAACTGAGTAAACTGGATGAGGAGTTGGTGAAACTCCTGGCCTGGCAGAGGATACAGCAGCTGTTCCCCCACAAAGCACCCCCAGTCCCCCAAGGCAGCGGTCTAGCTGCTTCCTCTCCTCCCACCGTCTCCCTCAAACCTCAATCTCCCGCGCCGTGCACAGAGG AAGAACAGAAGGTGCAGGCGAGAGCAACGTTCTATCCACTCATGGGGAAGGGAGGAGCCATCAACATGTCTTATAGGACCCTGTACATAGGAGCTG GTGCTGACATGGACGTGTGCCTTACAAACTATGGTCATTGTAATTATGTATCTGGAAAACACGCCTGCATCTTTTACGACGGG AACACCAAACACTACGAGCTGCTCAACTACAGTGAGCATGGGACCACGGTGGACAACGTGCTCTACTCCTGTGACTTCTCTGAGAAGACTTTGCCTAGCCCGGCCAGTGGCCTGGTGTCCAAGGTGCAGGGCATTGTCC GCCGCTGTAAgatgaggcagcagcagcaggaggaggggaCCGAGGCTGGGCACAGGACTGTTATGATGCCATTGGAGGGAATGATGAGCTGCCAGCCCCAGGGAGGACCCAGGCTCTCCTGCAACTGCAAAGCCAGCAGTTCCAGCCTGATCGGTGGCAGCGGGGCTGGCTGGGAGGGCACAGCGCTGCTCCACCATGGCAGCTACATCAAACTGGGCTGCATGCAGTTTGTCTTCAGCATTGTTGAGTTCGCCAGTAAGCAGCCTAAAGAAGAGGGATCCACTGGCACTGCCAATACCACCCCCAACCAAGAGGGGGCAGACAAACAGACTATCAAACTCCACCAATTGCAACTCTGTGCCAAAGCCCAAACTCTCCCTTTCTCATCTATTTCTAGTCAAACCTAA